In Hippocampus zosterae strain Florida unplaced genomic scaffold, ASM2543408v3 HiC_scaffold_297, whole genome shotgun sequence, a single window of DNA contains:
- the LOC127594879 gene encoding LOW QUALITY PROTEIN: uncharacterized protein LOC127594879 (The sequence of the model RefSeq protein was modified relative to this genomic sequence to represent the inferred CDS: inserted 1 base in 1 codon; substituted 1 base at 1 genomic stop codon), whose amino-acid sequence MEELESNHRVEVKVYLQRVKHLEYELERTDIDIERDGNEAKLREKQYFDRRTEKMKEEKKLFKENYGKFEKNYILTSDDLEKEQRLAEEVNRKENKSILQELEHKYQTRYERLVEDLELKFKVDQHELEERKNLHINELVRNFEEAFANLKAYNNETTSDKPAVANTKRLIAELTESNKNEKGPLERLRKKKADKMLKLKYFEKEKNSLQNYKSKLHVLKEKRLRLHKERKDLDDEIDRLEQVKKHAELKNVILNQRLESLAEKLEEKEVNMTRITQISPIDPXAVEDIRRKVYQXLEEKNATIRNLQYTIHHATKAYNDAIRVYETKLVEFGIPEEELGFQPLETPTSTMPAGLVAS is encoded by the exons ATGGAGGAGCTGGAGTCCAACCACCGCGTGGAGGTGAAGGTGTACCTGCAGCGCGTGAAGCACCTGGAATACGAGCTGGAGCGGACGGACATCGACATCGAGCGGGACGGGAACGAGGCCAAGCTGCGGGAAAAGCAGTACTTCGACCGGCGCACCGAGAAGATGAAGGAGGAAAAGAAGCTCTTCAAGGAGAACTATGGAAAATTCGAGAAGAACTACATCCTCACCTCCGACGACCTGGAGAAGGAGCAGCGCCTGGCCGAGGAGGTCAACCGCAAGGAGAACAAGAGCATCCTCCAGGAGCTCGAGCACAAGTACCAGACCCGCTACGAGCGCCTGGTCGAGGACCTCGAGCTCAAGTTCAAAGTCGACCAGCACGAGCTCGAGGAGCGCAAGAACCTGCACATCAACGAGTTGGTGCGGAACTTCGAAGAGGCCTTCGCGAACCTCAAGGCCTACAACAACGAAACCACATCCGACAAACCTGCG GTCGCCAACACCAAGCGCCTCATCGCCGAGCTGACCGAGAGCAACAAAAACGAAAAGGGCCCGCTCGAGCGACTCCGCAAGAAGAAGGCTGACAAGATGCTCAAGCTCAAGTACTTCGAGAAAGAGAAGAACAGTCTCCAGAACTACAAGAGCAAGCTCCACGTCCTCAAGGAAAAGCGCCTCCGCCTTCACAAGGAGCGCAAGGACCTGGATGACGAGATCGACCGGCTGGAGCAG GTCAAGAAGCACGCCGAGCTGAAGAACGTGATCCTGAACCAGCGGCTGGAGAGCCTGGCCGAAAAGCTCGAGGAGAAGGAAGTCAACATGACCCGCATCACCCAGATCAGCCCCATCGACC GCGCAGTCGAAGACATCCGCAGGAAGGTCTACCAGTAGCTCGAGGAGAAGAACGCCACCATCCGCAACCTCCAGTACACGATCCACCACGCCACCAAGGCCTACAACGACGCCATCCGCGTCTACGAGACCAAGCTCGTCGAGTTCGGCATCCCCGAGGAGGAGCTGGGCTTCCAGCCCCTCGAGACGCCCACCTCGACCATGCCGGCCGGGCTGGTCGCTTCCTGA
- the LOC127594880 gene encoding LOW QUALITY PROTEIN: kinesin-II 95 kDa subunit-like (The sequence of the model RefSeq protein was modified relative to this genomic sequence to represent the inferred CDS: inserted 2 bases in 1 codon; substituted 5 bases at 5 genomic stop codons), with amino-acid sequence MTENLCVVVRVRPFVDYELQRKARAVLSLRDDHLVRLEKEGEDPREFYFDFAFLGDSRQDEIYEKTAFRLVXSTAQGFNTTVFAYGQTGCGKSFTMIGDLSDPAAMGIIPRAFQHFVDIVETDXKKVLVHVSFIEIYNEEIKDLLAQXVPRRELKENPERGVFVKDLLTVPVRSVPEMLQQMXAGDGHRATAATRMNEHSSRSHCIFTIYYESIEQTERGELVKVGKMNLVDLAGSERQSKTGAEGDRLKEANKINLSLTALGNVISALVERKKHVPFRDSKLTRLLQDSLGGNSKTLMIAACSPADYNFDXTLSTLRYASRARKITNKPKVNEDPKXALIKEYATEIERLRKLLQEREGDGPGLAVQPPEGQELEDDHAL; translated from the exons ATGACCGAAAACCTGTGCGTTGTGGTCCGAGTGCGGCCCTTCGTGGACTACGAGCTGCAGCGCAAGGCCCGCGCTGTGCTCTCCTTGAGGGATGACCACCTGGTCCGCCTCGAGAAGGAGGGAGAGGACCCTCGCGAGTTTTACTTCGACTTCGCCTTTCTGGGCGACAGTCGGCAGGACGAGATCTACGAGAAAACGGCATTCCGGCTGGTCTAGAGCACAGCCCAGGGCTTCAACACCACAGTGTTCGCCTACGGACAGACGGGCTGCGGAAAATCTTTCACCATGATCGGCGACCTGTCGGACCCAGCCGCCATGGGCATCATTCCGAGGGCCTTCCAACACTTCGTGGATATCGTAGAGACAGACTAGAAGAAGGTCCTGGTGCACGTGTCTTTTATCGAGATCTACAATGAAGAGATCAAGGATTTGCTGGCCCAGTAGGTGCCTCGTCGGGAGCTGAAGGAGAACCCTGAGCGCGGGGTGTTTGTGAAGGATCTGCTGACCGTGCCAGTGCGGTCGGTCCCGGAGATGCTGCAGCAGAT CGCGGGCGACGGGCACCGAGCCACAGCCGCGACCCGGATGAACGAGCACTCCTCGCGCTCGCACTGCATCTTCACCATCTACTACGAAAGCATCGAGCAGACCGAGCGTGGTGAGCTGGTAAAGGTAGGGAAAATGAATCTGGTCGACCTGGCCGGTTCGGAACGCCAGAGCAAGACTGGTGCGGAGGGGGACCGGCTGAAGGAGGCCAACAAGATCAACCTGTCCCTGACTGCCCTCGGAAATGTCATCAGTGCCCTAGTCGAGCGCAAAAAGCACGTGCCCTTCAGGGACTCGAAGCTGACCCGCCTGCTCCAGGACTCGCTGGGCGGCAACTCAAAGACCCTGATGATCGCAGCCTGCTCGCCAGCGGACTACAACTTCGACTAGACCCTGTCGACCCTGCGCTACGCCTCCCGGGCGCGCAAGATCACAAACAAGCCCAAAGTCAACGAAGACCCAAAGTAGGCCCTCATCAAGGAGTATGCGACTGAAATCGAGAGGCTTAGGAAGCTGCTGCAGGAGCGGGAAGGGGACGGCCCTGGCCTGGCAGTGCAGCCGCCCGAGGGGCAGGAGCTGGAGGACGACCACGCCCTGTAG